In Populus alba chromosome 1, ASM523922v2, whole genome shotgun sequence, a single window of DNA contains:
- the LOC118042866 gene encoding probable inactive leucine-rich repeat receptor-like protein kinase At3g03770: MGWSSWLLFFYLSWSFFISSTHESQTYQLQLLQQLRKHLEHPPQLDILEGYNGDLCNLSSSPNLGIVCLENTVTELKIMGDKLVKVSNDFNGFAIPNQTLSENFSIDSFVTTLTRLTSLKVLRLVSLGIWGPLPDKIHRLYSLEVLDLSSNFFSGSVPPLLSRLVKLNSLTLDGNYFNGSVPDWLDSLSNLTILSLKSNRFNGQFPSSICRIITLTDVALSHNHLTGKLPDLSTLSSLHMLDLRENKLDSDLPGMPKELITVLLSNNSFSGKIPGQFGQLNQLQHLDLSLNHLSGTPPSSMFSLPNISYLNLASNMLSGPLPNHLLCGSKLGFVDLSSNKLIGGLPSCLGSMLDKRVVKFGGNCLSVDSQNQHQESYCNVANEEGKQSRCRAVGILVAAIGGAVLVISLLALLVVFFSRRYRSRRTFKQNIISKVEQDNIPTGVSSEVLANARFISEAAKLGTQGAPVCRVFTLEELKEATNNFDSSSFMGEGSIGKIYKGRLENGTYVAIRSLSLLKKHSIQNLKVRLDLLSKLHHPHLVGLLGHCVDSGIQNDSSSTKVFLVYEYLSNGNYRTHLSEMCPEKALGWPDRLAILIGVAKAVHFLHTGVIPGAFNNRLKTDNILLDEHRIAKLSDYGMSIITDEIEKPEAKGDVLKSSHKINLEDDVYNFGFILLESLVGPIVTGKGEAFLLNEMASFGSQDGRRKIVDPIVLTTCSQESLSILVSITSKCISPEPSTRPSFEDVLWNLQYAAQVQAMADADQ, encoded by the exons ATGGGGTGGTCAAGctggcttctttttttctatctttcatGGAGTTTCTTTATTTCAAGTACTCATGAGTCACAAACTTATCAGCTACAGCTTCTTCAGCAACTAAGGAAGCATTTAGAGCATCCTCCCCAATTGGATATTTTGGAAGGCTACAATGGAGACCTTTGTAACTTGTCTTCAAGTCCAAATCTGGGTATTGTTTGCCTGGAAAATACTGTCACTGAACTCAAAATTATGGGAGACAAGCTTGTCAAGGTTAGTAATGACTTCAATGGATTTGCAATTCCTAATCAGACTTTATCTGAAAATTTCTCAATTGATTCTTTTGTTACCACACTGACAAGGTTAACTAGCTTGAAAGTTCTTAGGTTAGTGTCTTTGGGGATTTGGGGACCACTTCCTGATAAGATTCACAGGTTGTATTCACTTGAAGTTTTGGACTtgagctcaaattttttttctggttcagTACCACCCCTGCTATCAAGACTGGTTAAGCTTAATTCTCTAACTTTAGATGGCAATTACTTCAATGGAAGTGTCCCTGATTGGCTGGATTCATTGTCAAATCTCACCATTTTGAGCTTGAAGAGTAACAGGTTTAATGGTCAGTTTCCTTCTTCAATATGCAGAATCATAACGCTAACTGATGTTGCCTTGTCTCACAATCATCTTACTGGTAAATTGCCTGATCTGAGCACCTTAAGTAGCCTACATATGTTGGATTTAAGAGAGAACAAGTTAGATTCTGACCTACCTGGAATGCCAAAAGAGTTGATTACAGTTCTCCTAAGCAATAACTCCTTCTCGGGAAAAATTCCTGGGCAATTTGGCCAGCTGAATCAGCTTCAACACCTTGATTTGTCTTTAAATCATCTCAGCGGAACACCTCCCTCTTCCATGTTCTCTCTGCCAAACATCAGTTACTTGAATTTAGCATCAAATATGCTGAGTGGGCCACTTCCGAATCATCTTCTTTGTGGCAGCAAACTTGGGTTTGTCGATCTTTCTTCAAACAAGTTAATCGGTGGACTTCCCTCTTGCTTGGGAAGCATGCTAGATAAGAGAGTCGTTAAGTTCGGAGGGAATTGCTTATCCGTTGATTCCCAAAATCAGCATCAGGAGTCGTACTGTAATGTGGCTAATGAGGAGGGGAAACAATCAAGATGCAGAGCAGTAGGAATATTAGTTGCTGCCATTGGTGGAGCTGTTCTTGTTATCAGTCTTTTGGCATTGTTGGTTGTCTTTTTTAGCAGAAGATACCGTTCTAGAAGGACATTCAAGCAGAATATAATTTCCAAGGTTGAACAAGATAACATACCAACTGGGGTTTCTTCTGAAGTCCTAGCAAATGCCA GATTCATTTCTGAAGCAGCCAAGCTAGGGACACAAGGAGCCCCAGTATGCCGTGTATTTACCTTGGAAGAGTTAAAGGAAGCCACAAACAACTTCGATTCATCGTCATTTATGGGAGAAGGCTCAATTGGGAAG ATTTACAAAGGGAGATTGGAGAACGGAACCTATGTTGCTATACGATCTCTGTCTTTGTTGAAGAAGCATTCAATTCAAAATCTCAAGGTTCGCCTGGATTTGCTTTCAAAGCTGCACCATCCACATTTGGTTGGTCTGTTGGGTCATTGCGTTGACAGTGGCATACAAAATGATTCTAGTAGCACCAAAGTCTTCCTTGTTTATGAATACTTGTCCAATGGAAACTATCGTACTCATCTCTCAG AAATGTGCCCAGAGAAAGCCCTTGGGTGGCCAGATAGATTGGCAATTCTTATTGGTGTTGCCAAGGCTGTGCATTTTCTACATACCGGGGTGATTCCTGGTGCTTTTAACAATAGACTGAAAACAGATAATATATTGCTTGACGAGCATCGGATTGCGAAGCTAAGTGACTATGGAATGTCCATCATCacagatgagattgaaaaaccTGAG GCAAAGGGAGATGTCCTGAAATCAAG TCACAAGATAAACTTAGAGGATGATGTCTACAACTTTGGGTTCATACTGCTTGAATCACTCGTTGGGCCTATAGTAACAGGGAAAGGAGAAGCATTTCTTCTAAATGAAATG GCATCCTTTGGAAGCCAGGATGGTCGAAGAAAAATTGTGGATCCAATTGTCTTAACTACTTGCTCACAGGAGTCATTATCAATTTTGGTTTCCATCACGAGTAAATGCATATCTCCTGAACCATCAACTCGTCCATCTTTCGAGGATGTCCTCTGGAACTTACAGTACGCAGCTCAAGTCCAAGCCATGGCTGATGCTGATCAGTAA
- the LOC118042867 gene encoding uncharacterized protein gives MVLGMNGKNRRSSSVQVNYLVHIEDIKPWPPSQSLRSLRSVLIQWENGDRNSGSTNTVVPSLGTVVGEGKIEFNESFRLPVTLLREVPVKGKDTDTFQKNCLEFNLYEPRRDKAQLLATAVVDLADYGVIKETISLTAPVNSKRSFRSTPQPILYFKIQPIDKGHTTSSSLSKGVSMDKNGGESVSALMNEGYAEEAEVASFTDDDVSSHSSLANGGLPPQNDENGSVRMTESKHLVNKEPTAASQIEMEKHTAPQEKLKRSSSYSSSLDLSSDVGSPVNGHASVMNSAISSPSSILKDDVAQSVHSSSPSFTYKSKDEEANTSKRSNGHQDFRQEVHGKVTNSITTIRRGDIFQNNNENTSSDDNPHVGAKLGNTISGDFQVNEEHSQNGEEQKQFSEDEPIDNFPYDARDDDSLGSDTFTSPGGFDMKGNILKIDRLKHVKSVRSSSDSLRSNGFGSRNQHNEVGLMRDVHHSAGSLGFNERKNAKIYPKDTRTTILDGKIQQLEHKIKMLEGELKEAAAIEASLYSVVAEHGSSMSKVHAPARRLSRLYLHACRESFQSRRATAARSAISGLVLVAKACGNDVPRLTFWLSNSVVLRTIISQTIGDTESKISSGQHTERKGNKIISSSLKWKEVSPSRKGNKNGLYEDSSDWEDPHVFTSALERVEAWIFSRTIESIWWQTLTPHMQAAATKEIAQLDSSGSKKNLGRTSRLVHEDQGNISLEHWKKAFKDACERLCPVRAGGHECGCLPVLARLIMEQCVARLDVAMFNAILRESVDEIPTDPVSDPISDPKVLPIPAGSSSFGAGAQLKNVIGNWSRWLTDLFGMDDDDLLEDDNENDETDERPDTTFKPFHLLNALSDLMMLPKDMLLSKSIRKEVCPTFAAPLIKRVLDDFVLDEFCPDPIPDVVFEALDTEDAIEAGEESVTTVPCIAAPPIYLPPSTASIAKIIGEFGSQSKLRKSGSSIVRKSYTSDDELDELNSPLASIILDGVRSSPAPTKPSWKSKKGIDNTIRYELLREIWMNSE, from the exons ATGGTTCTAGGTATGAATGGAAAGAACAGGAGAAGCTCCTCAGTTCAGGTTAATTATTTAGTGCACATTGAGGATATTAAGCCTTGGCCTCCATCTCAGTCTCTGAGATCCCTTCGTTCAGTCCTCATTCAGTGGGAAAATGGCGATCGCAATTCTGGGTCTACCAACACTGTTGTTCCTTCACTTGGGACTGTTGTTGGTGAGGGGAAAATTGAGTTCAATGAGTCTTTTAGATTACCTGTGACTTTGTTGAGGGAAGTGCCTGTCAAAGGCAAGGATACTGATACCTTCCAGAAGAATTGCTTAGAATTCAATTTGTATGAGCCTCGAAGGGATAAGGCTCAATTGCTGGCAACTGCTGTTGTAGACTTGGCAGATTATGGTGTCATCAAGGAAACTATAAGCCTAACTGCTCCAGTAAACAGCAAGCGGAGCTTTAGGAGCACACCTCAGCCTATTTTGTACTTTAAAATCCAGCCAATTGATAAGGGCCACACTACCTCCTCATCCTTATCAAAAGGGGTATCAATGGACAAGAATGGCGGTGAATCAGTTTCAGCATTAATGAACGAAGGATATGCTGAAGAAGCTGAGGTTGCCTCTTTCACTGATGATGATGTTTCATCTCACTCATCTCTGGCAAATGGGGGTTTGCCTCCTCAAAATGATGAG AATGGATCAGTCAGAATGACAGAGAGCAAGCACCTTGTTAACAAGGAGCCTACTGCAGCTTCACAGATTGAGATGGAAAAACATACTGCACCACAAGAAAAGCTGAAAAGAAGTTCATCTTATTCGTCATCCTTAGATTTATCATCTGATGTTGGGAGCCCAGTCAATGGTCATGCTTCTGTAATGAACTCTGCTATCTCTAGTCCATCGTCAATTCTGAAAGATGATGTTGCTCAAAGTGTTCATTCTTCTTCCCCATCCTTCACTTACAAAAGCAAAGATGAAGAGGCTAATACCAGCAAGAGAAGCAATGGCCATCAGGATTTCCGGCAGGAAGTTCATGGAAAGGTGACTAATAGCATCACCACAATTAGGAGAGGTGATATTTTCCAGAACAATAATGAGAATACATCTTCAGATGATAATCCCCACGTGGGTGCAAAGCTTGGCAATACAATCTCTGGTGATTTTCAAGTAAATGAAGAGCACAGTCAGAATGGGGAAGAGCAAAAGCAATTCTCAGAAGATGAACCAAttgataattttccatatgatGCTAGAGATGACGACTCACTGGGGAGTGATACATTTACTTCACCCGGGGGCTTTGATATGAAGGGAAATATCCTCAAAATTGATAGATTAAAGCATGTGAAATCTGTAAGGTCATCATCAGACTCACTGAGGAGCAATGGATTTGGTAGCAGAAATCAGCACAATGAAGTTGGTCTGATGAGAGATGTACATCACAGTGCTGGGAGCCTTGGCttcaatgaaagaaaaaatgcaaagatttatCCGAAAGATACCCGAACAACCATTTTAGATGGCAAGATCCAGCAATTGGAACACAAAATAAAGATGCTCGAGGGAGAGTTGAAAGAAGCTGCTGCTATTGAGGCTTCTCTTTACTCTGTTGTTGCTGAGCATGGAAGTTCCATGAGTAAGGTTCATGCTCCGGCTCGCCGCCTTTCTAGACTATATCTTCATGCTTGTAGAGAAAGTTTCCAGTCAAGAAGAGCTACTGCAGCAAGAAGTGCCATTTCAGGACTAGTTCTGGTTGCAAAAGCATGTGGAAATGACGTCCCTAG GTTGACATTTTGGTTATCAAACTCAGTTGTTTTGAGGACAATTATAAGCCAAACTATTGGTGATACAGAAAGCAAAATTTCTTCAGGACAACATACGGAAAGGAAGGGAAACAAGATCATATCATCTTCATTGAAATGGAAAGAGGTATCTCCCAGCCGAAAGGGAAATAAGAATGGTCTTTATGAAGATTCCAGTGACTGGGAGGACCCGCATGTATTTACATCTGCACTGGAAAGAGTTGAAGCTTGGATCTTCTCCCGCACCATTGAATCAATCTGGTGGCAG ACTCTGACCCCACACATGCAAGCTGCTGCTACAAAGGAAATTGCTCAACTTGATAGTTCTGGCTCTAAGAAAAACCTTGGAAGGACATCAAGGTTGGTTCACGAAGACCAAGGGAACATTTCATTAGAGCATTGGAAGAAGGCATTCAAAGATGCCTGTGAAAGACTTTGTCCTGTTCGAGCTGGAGGCCATGAATGTGGCTGTTTACCTGTGCTGGCAAGACTG ATAATGGAGCAATGCGTAGCTAGATTAGATGTGGCAATGTTCAATGCTATCCTTCGTGAATCTGTTGATGAGATCCCAACCGATCCAGTATCTGATCCCATCAGTGATCCAAAAGTTCTCCCAATTCCAGCAGGGTCATCGAGCTTTGGGGCTGGTGCACAACTGAAAAATGTG ATTGGGAACTGGTCAAGATGGCTGACTGATCTATTTGGTATGGATGATGATGACTTGCTTGAAGATGACAATGAAAACGATGAGACTGATGAGAGACCAGACACAACATTCAAGCCTTTCCATCTCCTTAATGCATTAAGTGATCTCATGATGCTTCCAAAGGACATGCTCTTAAGTAAATCCATCAGAAAAGAG GTATGCCCCACATTCGCTGCACCATTGATCAAGAGGGTTCTTGATGATTTTGTCTTAGACGAGTTTTGTCCAGATCCTATTCCAGATGTTGTATTTGAAGCCTTGGACACTGAG gATGCTATTGAGGCTGGAGAGGAGTCTGTCACAACGGTACCATGCATTGCAGCTCCTCCGATCTATTTACCACCTTCAACAGCTTCCATTGCCAAAATCATTGGAGAGTTTGGAAGTCAATCTAAGCTGAGAAAAAGTGGCTCCTCAATTGTCAGAAAATCCTACACCAGTGATGATGAGCTTGATGAATTGAATTCACCTTTGGCTTCGATCATACTTGATGGGGTGCGGTCTTCACCTGCCCCAACAAAGCCCAGCTGGAAATCAAAGAAGGGCATTGACAATACCATCAGATATGAACTTCTCAGAGAGATATGGATGAACAGTGAGTAA
- the LOC118042868 gene encoding probable adenylate kinase 7, mitochondrial encodes MGTLLRQELNLNSSVYKQIANAVNEGKLVPEDVIFGLLSKRLEEGYYRGENGFILDGIPRTRIQAEILDQIADIDLVVNFKCGEVKVVKKNLISAENSSYSVADAGSVSNEKSRIYAQEGKALEGYYRKQQKLLDFQVAGGSGETWQGLLAALHLKHLSAVSSSPKLAA; translated from the exons ATGGGTACCCTTCTTCGTCAAGAGCTTAACCTTAACTCTTCTGTTTATAAACAG attgcAAATGCGGTGAATGAGGGAAAATTAGTGCCTGAAGATGTGATTTTTGGGTTGTTATCAAAAAGGCTTGAAGAGGGTTATTATAGAGGTGAAAATGGGTTTATTTTGGATGGAATTCCCCGAACGAGAATTCAGGCT GAGATTCTTGATCAAATTGCGGATATTGATctagttgttaattttaaatgcgGTGAAGTGAAAGTGGTGAAAAAGAATCTTATAAGTGCAGAAAATTCGAGTTACTCTGTTGCTGATGCGGGAAGTGTGTCAAATGAAAAGTCTCGAATATACGCGCAGGAG GGAAAAGCGTTGGAAGGATACTACAGGAAACAGCAGAAGCTTCTCGACTTTCAAGTGGCAGGTGGATCTGGAGAAACATGGCAAGGCTTGTTGGCTGCATTACACCTCAAACACCTGAGTGCTGTTAGTTCTTCACCAAAACTGGCTGCCTGA